The sequence below is a genomic window from Poseidonibacter antarcticus.
AAAAAATAAACAAGAAGATAATCATATAATTAACAGTATAAATTTAGAAAAACTGAATATAGATATAAAATATCACACAACAATTTCAGATTATGAGAAAGTGTTAGGAGCATCATATGCTATTGCATGAATCAATTAATGAATATTGTTTAAAGTTTAAACTTCCTGGTATCTTAGAACACTATCAACACTTATCAGATATAGCCTCAAAAGAAAAAATGTCTTATAGTGAATACTTGTATAAATTACTGGAGTTTGAGAATATAGGAAGAGAACAAAGAAGTAAAGAAATGCTTTTAAAAATAGCAGGATTTCCAAAAATAAAAACAATTGATAGCTTTGATTATAAATCTTCATCAGTTGATAAAACACTAATAAATGAACTTCTAACTTTAAGATTTATAGATGAGTTTAAAAACATTTTACTATTTGGTCCAAGTGGAGTAGGTAAAACACATTTGGCAAGTGCAATAGCATATGCAGCAATACAGAAGAGAATAAAAACAAAGTTTATATCTGCAAGTGATTTATTTATACAACTTGAAAGTGCACAATCACAAAATAAACTTGATAACTATTTTAAAAGAGTTATAGGAATGCCA
It includes:
- the istB gene encoding IS21-like element helper ATPase IstB — translated: MLLHESINEYCLKFKLPGILEHYQHLSDIASKEKMSYSEYLYKLLEFENIGREQRSKEMLLKIAGFPKIKTIDSFDYKSSSVDKTLINELLTLRFIDEFKNILLFGPSGVGKTHLASAIAYAAIQKRIKTKFISASDLFIQLESAQSQNKLDNYFKRVIGMPKLLVIDEFEYVKFNEEQANLFFQIVNKKYELGSIIITSNLSFTKWKEVVE